Proteins from a genomic interval of Nautilia sp. PV-1:
- a CDS encoding aspartate-semialdehyde dehydrogenase — protein sequence MYNVAIAGATGAVGEELLRVIEEYEIPVKKLVPLASARSVGREVEFKGESIKVKELTCDVFEEEEIDIAFFSAGGSISAKFAPCAAKAGAVVIDNTSYFRMNPDVPLVVPEVNPEDIALWKKTGIIANPNCSTIQMVISLAPLHEEFGIKRVDVATYQAVSGAGKKGMEELFEQMRAVFNFKLDKAVEEREVFQHQIALNVIPHIDKFMDNGFTKEEMKMVNETNKIMHSNIQVAPTCVRVPILRSHSEAITIYCEKDVSVERAREVLANFEDVKVIDNPEKNEYPMPVIATDTDYVYVGRIRKDLYDPKVLHFFNVADQIRVGAATNAVRIAKKWIEMEGGK from the coding sequence ATGTATAATGTTGCAATAGCCGGAGCTACAGGAGCGGTTGGAGAAGAGCTGTTAAGGGTAATAGAGGAATATGAAATACCTGTTAAAAAACTTGTGCCTCTTGCAAGTGCCAGAAGCGTCGGAAGAGAAGTTGAGTTTAAAGGTGAAAGTATAAAAGTAAAAGAGCTTACCTGTGATGTTTTTGAAGAAGAAGAAATTGATATAGCTTTTTTCAGCGCAGGAGGCAGTATAAGTGCAAAATTCGCACCGTGCGCAGCAAAAGCGGGAGCGGTTGTAATTGATAATACCAGTTATTTCAGAATGAATCCGGACGTTCCTTTGGTTGTGCCTGAAGTAAACCCGGAAGATATAGCCTTATGGAAAAAAACAGGAATAATAGCCAATCCGAACTGTTCGACTATTCAAATGGTAATATCCCTTGCTCCGTTACATGAGGAATTCGGTATTAAAAGAGTAGACGTTGCCACTTATCAGGCGGTGAGCGGAGCTGGTAAAAAAGGTATGGAAGAGCTGTTTGAACAGATGAGGGCAGTGTTTAACTTTAAACTGGATAAAGCAGTGGAAGAAAGAGAAGTTTTCCAGCATCAAATCGCACTTAACGTAATTCCGCATATAGATAAGTTTATGGATAACGGATTTACAAAAGAAGAAATGAAAATGGTAAATGAAACCAACAAAATTATGCACAGCAATATTCAGGTTGCTCCTACTTGTGTAAGAGTGCCTATTTTAAGAAGCCACAGTGAAGCGATTACTATTTACTGTGAAAAAGATGTTTCTGTGGAAAGAGCAAGAGAAGTTCTTGCGAATTTTGAAGATGTTAAAGTAATAGACAACCCTGAAAAAAACGAATATCCTATGCCTGTAATAGCTACTGACACGGATTATGTTTATGTGGGTAGAATAAGAAAAGACCTGTATGATCCGAAAGTTCTGCATTTCTTTAACGTTGCGGATCAGATCAGGGTAGGGGCTGCTACCAACGCCGTAAGAATTGCTAAAAAATGGATAGAAATGGAGGGAGGAAAATGA
- a CDS encoding YqhA family protein, protein MKLIEALFEGALWKSRFIVILAVVFAVLGAISLFAVASADIWKMVVVTWNVFVNNAHPENFHENLIGKIIGAIDLYLIGVVLLIFAFGIYELFISEIDEANNSEVGDSILAVHSLDELKSKLGNVIVMVLIVIFFKKVIHMHFETPLDMLYLAVGIFALALSLYFMHKSHAVHEKEAEEEN, encoded by the coding sequence ATGAAACTGATTGAAGCGCTATTTGAGGGGGCTTTGTGGAAAAGCAGGTTTATTGTTATTTTAGCCGTGGTATTTGCGGTACTGGGTGCTATATCTTTATTTGCGGTTGCGAGTGCGGACATATGGAAAATGGTTGTTGTTACGTGGAATGTTTTTGTAAACAACGCCCATCCTGAAAATTTCCATGAAAACTTGATAGGTAAAATTATCGGGGCTATAGACCTTTATCTTATCGGAGTAGTTCTTTTAATTTTTGCTTTCGGTATTTATGAGCTTTTTATCAGTGAAATTGACGAAGCAAATAACAGCGAAGTGGGCGACAGTATTTTAGCGGTACACAGTCTTGATGAACTTAAATCAAAACTCGGTAACGTTATTGTAATGGTTCTTATTGTTATTTTCTTTAAAAAAGTAATTCACATGCATTTTGAAACACCTCTTGATATGCTTTATTTGGCAGTCGGTATATTTGCTCTTGCACTTTCATTATACTTCATGCATAAATCGCATGCCGTACATGAAAAAGAAGCAGAGGAAGAAAATTAG
- a CDS encoding radical SAM protein — MKYIFGPVASRRFGMSLGVDLSPDKKRCNFDCIYCELDPAKPVNIYDNAPKPDEILKEINLAVKKFSFDVLTLTSNGEPTLYPYLEELVKNLSEYKLLILSNSSTIDNPEIQKTLCRFDMVKLSLDAVTPQIFKKIDRPYKEIKIENIIAGMKKFRKIYKGELIIEILVVKGINDKEEEFEKINEVLKDIKPERVDISTIDRPPAYKVEGVDTKRLFELSRKIENQHIFIPTRDKLDFKVENLTKEELLTTLKKRPFSQSDIDNIFDEHTLRIFNDLKKENLLEEIWVGGIKFYKALV, encoded by the coding sequence ATGAAATATATTTTCGGCCCCGTGGCTTCAAGACGCTTCGGAATGAGTCTTGGAGTTGATCTTTCCCCTGATAAAAAAAGATGTAATTTCGATTGTATTTACTGTGAGCTGGATCCTGCAAAACCCGTTAATATTTACGATAATGCTCCGAAACCTGATGAAATACTCAAAGAAATAAACCTGGCCGTCAAAAAATTCTCTTTTGATGTTTTAACACTTACCAGTAACGGAGAACCTACATTATATCCTTATCTTGAAGAACTGGTAAAAAACCTGTCTGAATATAAACTGCTTATTTTAAGCAACTCTTCCACAATAGACAATCCTGAAATTCAGAAAACTTTATGCAGGTTTGATATGGTAAAGCTTTCTTTAGATGCGGTAACTCCTCAGATTTTTAAAAAAATAGACAGACCATATAAAGAAATTAAAATCGAAAATATTATCGCAGGAATGAAAAAGTTCAGAAAAATATATAAAGGCGAACTTATTATCGAGATTCTGGTAGTAAAAGGAATTAACGACAAAGAAGAGGAATTTGAAAAAATAAATGAAGTTTTAAAAGATATCAAACCTGAAAGAGTGGATATTTCAACTATAGACAGGCCTCCTGCATATAAAGTCGAGGGAGTTGATACGAAAAGACTCTTTGAACTGTCAAGAAAAATAGAAAATCAGCATATTTTTATTCCGACAAGAGACAAACTGGATTTTAAAGTAGAAAACCTTACAAAAGAAGAGCTGCTTACGACTTTGAAGAAAAGACCTTTCAGTCAAAGTGATATTGATAATATATTCGATGAACATACGCTAAGAATTTTTAATGATTTAAAAAAAGAAAATCTGCTTGAAGAGATCTGGGTGGGCGGAATTAAATTTTATAAAGCTCTTGTTTAG
- the asnB gene encoding asparagine synthase (glutamine-hydrolyzing), with translation MCAIFGIIGKIDIKKIEYSLDLMHNRGKDFDSIKKTSNAVFGFNRLAIENIDTNIQPLVLGKKMFVFNGEIYNYKNLIKDYNLKAQTEIEVIASLWNKFGVEFVKKLDGMFAIAIYDKKLYLFRDEFGKKPLYFTKNGIFASEIKAILPFFEKKLNLQALSEYLAYNSSLAPNTIYEGIYKLPAGCYFDGEIKRWHDFNRIENGEWKIENCIIEIEKLLTNSVEKRLMGEVEVGSLLSGGVDSSLIAAIMSKQRKIKTFSIGYDGYENYDERRYAKLTAEHIGSEHYEVNYTKQNFFDEFENVLFSMDEPIADSSFFPANFLAKHIPLKVVLSGEGSDELFLGYRRYNEYLGFFDAYLPNKKWLKKYLERHPEDIKEWEIFRRFFADEVVFRGINETFYQRQINRVLKKNAYEVDYKRFVKGWGSFDFTYFDLKVWIGEVLLMKLDKMFMANTIEARSPFLDKNLVNFVFSLPENIRGKNKWIVKEIAKKHVPIEIVNRRKKGFAFPFLEWLKEENELRVIIDVNRETKIFNEEYLKEIIKTGHKRYKQHLWTLYLFSRFVKKEFL, from the coding sequence TTGTGTGCAATATTTGGAATTATAGGGAAGATTGACATTAAAAAAATTGAATATTCATTAGATTTGATGCATAATAGGGGAAAGGATTTTGATTCAATAAAAAAAACTTCCAATGCGGTTTTCGGATTTAACAGGCTGGCCATAGAAAATATAGATACAAATATACAGCCTCTTGTTTTAGGTAAAAAAATGTTTGTATTTAACGGGGAAATATATAACTATAAAAATCTTATTAAAGATTACAATTTAAAAGCACAGACAGAAATCGAAGTTATTGCGTCTTTATGGAATAAGTTCGGAGTGGAGTTTGTAAAAAAACTCGACGGTATGTTTGCTATTGCAATATACGACAAAAAACTTTATCTTTTTAGAGACGAGTTCGGTAAAAAACCTCTTTATTTTACAAAAAACGGTATTTTTGCAAGTGAAATTAAAGCTATATTGCCTTTTTTTGAAAAAAAGCTGAATTTACAGGCTCTTAGTGAATATCTGGCATATAATTCTTCACTGGCTCCAAACACCATATATGAAGGTATATATAAGCTGCCGGCAGGCTGCTATTTTGACGGAGAAATAAAAAGATGGCACGATTTTAATAGAATTGAGAATGGAGAATGGAAAATTGAGAATTGTATTATTGAGATTGAAAAACTTTTAACAAATTCTGTTGAAAAAAGGCTTATGGGTGAGGTTGAGGTCGGTTCACTTCTAAGCGGTGGGGTTGACAGCAGTCTGATTGCCGCGATAATGTCAAAACAAAGAAAAATAAAGACATTCAGTATCGGTTACGACGGATACGAAAACTATGACGAAAGAAGATATGCGAAATTAACAGCCGAACATATCGGAAGCGAACATTATGAGGTGAATTATACAAAACAGAACTTTTTTGATGAATTTGAAAACGTGCTTTTTTCCATGGACGAACCTATAGCCGACAGCAGTTTTTTCCCTGCTAATTTTTTAGCTAAACATATTCCTTTAAAAGTAGTATTAAGCGGAGAGGGGAGCGATGAACTGTTTTTGGGATACAGAAGATATAATGAATATCTGGGTTTTTTCGATGCATATCTTCCGAATAAAAAATGGCTTAAAAAATATCTTGAAAGACATCCGGAAGATATCAAAGAATGGGAAATATTCAGGAGGTTTTTTGCCGATGAGGTTGTTTTCAGAGGGATTAACGAAACTTTTTATCAAAGACAGATAAACAGAGTTTTGAAAAAAAATGCGTATGAAGTTGATTATAAAAGATTTGTAAAGGGATGGGGGAGTTTTGATTTTACTTATTTCGATTTGAAAGTATGGATAGGCGAAGTGCTTTTAATGAAACTTGATAAAATGTTTATGGCTAATACAATTGAAGCCAGAAGTCCTTTTTTAGACAAAAATCTGGTAAACTTCGTTTTTTCTCTGCCGGAAAATATCAGAGGCAAAAATAAATGGATTGTTAAAGAAATAGCAAAAAAACATGTTCCTATAGAAATTGTAAACAGAAGGAAAAAAGGTTTTGCTTTTCCTTTTTTAGAATGGCTCAAAGAAGAAAACGAATTAAGAGTCATTATTGACGTAAACAGAGAAACTAAAATTTTTAATGAGGAATATCTTAAAGAAATAATAAAAACAGGTCACAAAAGATACAAACAGCATCTTTGGACGCTGTATCTTTTCAGCCG